The Nitrosomonas communis genome has a segment encoding these proteins:
- a CDS encoding twin transmembrane helix small protein produces MKIFAILLLLIILYSLGSALYYMLKDNGQGTRMVKSLTIRIALSLVLFVVMMIATYINYIHPG; encoded by the coding sequence TTGAAGATCTTTGCTATTTTACTATTGCTGATAATACTTTACAGCCTTGGATCCGCACTTTATTACATGCTGAAAGATAATGGGCAGGGCACACGTATGGTCAAATCATTAACAATCCGTATTGCGCTGTCACTGGTGCTTTTCGTTGTCATGATGATAGCAACTTATATTAATTATATTCATCCAGGTTGA